One window of Clostridiales bacterium genomic DNA carries:
- a CDS encoding ATP-binding protein — protein sequence MERFLTATLLDWKNSPRRKPLILRGQRQVGKTWLLKHFGRDHYAHVAYFNFEEDPALGAIFETTKNVDRVLEHLSLVAGSPIRPDSTLLILDEIQESNAALNSLKYFQENAPEYHIVCAGSHLGIALSRPASFPVGKVDFLTLHPMTFSEFLLASGNERLYEHLREISRFDALPDIITQPLTEELARYLVVGGMPEAVHMWTAERDMGEVIKVQQAILDAYQLDFAKHAPPKDIARISHLWNSLPAQLARENRKFLYRVAREGGRARGYEDALNWLTETGIVTRVVHCPTPRLPLSAYDDLSAFKLYAADTGLLARQSRLEPSALADPLTPFTEFKGALTENYVLQSLTACFDVAPRYWTSAGQAEVEFLLQYGNDIHPVEVKSGINVKAKGLSVYRNTYNPRIAVRLSLRNLQLRDGLLNVPLFMADQLGHLLELAQNATE from the coding sequence ATGGAGCGCTTCCTCACGGCAACACTTCTTGATTGGAAGAACAGTCCGCGCCGCAAGCCTTTAATTTTGCGAGGCCAACGTCAGGTGGGCAAGACCTGGCTGCTGAAGCACTTCGGCCGGGATCACTACGCGCATGTGGCGTACTTCAACTTCGAGGAAGACCCCGCCCTCGGCGCCATCTTCGAGACCACCAAGAACGTTGATCGCGTCCTCGAGCATCTCTCCCTAGTCGCTGGTTCGCCGATCAGGCCAGACAGTACCCTGTTGATCCTTGACGAGATCCAGGAGAGCAACGCCGCCCTCAACTCGCTCAAATACTTCCAGGAGAACGCACCCGAGTATCACATCGTGTGCGCCGGCTCGCACCTGGGAATCGCCCTGTCGAGGCCAGCGTCGTTCCCCGTTGGTAAGGTCGACTTCCTCACACTCCACCCGATGACATTCTCAGAGTTCCTGCTGGCAAGTGGCAACGAACGACTATACGAACACCTCCGGGAAATCAGCCGATTCGACGCTCTGCCCGACATCATCACCCAACCACTGACAGAAGAGCTCGCGCGCTATCTCGTCGTCGGGGGCATGCCGGAGGCGGTCCACATGTGGACCGCAGAGCGCGACATGGGCGAGGTCATCAAGGTCCAGCAGGCGATACTCGACGCGTACCAACTGGACTTCGCCAAACATGCGCCGCCAAAGGACATCGCTCGCATCAGCCACCTGTGGAACTCACTGCCTGCTCAGCTCGCACGCGAGAACCGCAAGTTCCTCTACCGGGTAGCGCGTGAAGGCGGGAGGGCACGCGGCTACGAGGACGCGCTCAACTGGCTCACCGAGACCGGGATTGTCACAAGGGTCGTTCACTGCCCCACGCCGCGACTGCCCCTCTCGGCCTACGATGACCTCTCTGCGTTCAAGCTCTACGCCGCAGACACGGGCCTCCTCGCTCGGCAGTCCCGTCTAGAACCGTCAGCCCTCGCAGACCCTCTCACTCCTTTCACCGAGTTCAAAGGAGCGCTCACTGAGAACTACGTCTTACAATCGCTCACCGCGTGCTTCGACGTCGCTCCACGATACTGGACGTCTGCCGGACAAGCCGAGGTCGAGTTTCTGCTTCAGTACGGCAACGACATCCATCCGGTGGAGGTGAAGTCTGGGATCAACGTCAAAGCCAAAGGCTTGAGCGTCTACCGGAACACGTATAACCCGCGGATCGCCGTCAGACTATCGCTTCGCAACCTCCAGCTGAGAGACGGACTGCTCAACGTGCCGCTGTTCATGGCCGACCAACTTGGACATCTGCTTGAGCTGGCACAGAACGCGACCGAGTAG
- the serA gene encoding phosphoglycerate dehydrogenase has product MRVLVAERIADSGVELLRQRFDVDVKVDLSPEELIEAIPAYDALIVRSATRATREVIEAGVKLKMIGRAGVGVDNVDVQAATERGIIVCNAPTSNIVSAAEHTIALMLAQARNIPQAAASMRACKWERSKFTGAEVYEKTLAIFGLGRIGSLVAERARGLGMKLIGYDPYVTEDRAASMGVELYADYEALLPLADFITVHLPKTKETIGMFGPEQFAKMKDGVRLVNTARGGIYQVEALADALRAGKVASAAIDVFEVEPCTDSPLSAFENVILTPHLGASTAEAQDRAGEQIAEYVAAGLEGKMVPTAVNIAPVAHEVLEKVGPYIDVAEDLGKMVAQMARGGVESIDILTVGGLAETDTRILKTAVLKGLLSVVGAESVNFVNADYYAEQRGLSVTETKRAETHDFVSMLVVRTVTPTGPVEIGAALVGKRNEPHIVTLLDYDTDLEVARNMAFFVYPDRPGMIGKVGTILGEENINIGSMEVARKGVGGTALMCITVDSPISGELLKRIVDVAGMEDAWSVEL; this is encoded by the coding sequence ATGAGGGTACTTGTTGCCGAGAGGATCGCTGACTCCGGTGTCGAGTTACTGCGGCAGCGGTTCGACGTCGACGTGAAGGTCGACCTGTCGCCTGAGGAGCTGATCGAGGCGATCCCCGCGTACGATGCGCTCATCGTGCGCTCAGCCACGCGCGCGACGCGCGAGGTCATCGAGGCGGGCGTCAAGCTCAAGATGATCGGCCGCGCGGGGGTGGGGGTCGACAACGTCGACGTTCAGGCCGCCACAGAGCGCGGCATCATTGTGTGCAACGCGCCGACCTCAAACATAGTGTCTGCCGCCGAGCACACGATCGCGCTCATGCTCGCCCAGGCGCGCAACATCCCGCAGGCGGCCGCGAGCATGCGAGCGTGCAAGTGGGAGCGCTCCAAGTTCACTGGAGCGGAGGTCTACGAGAAGACGCTTGCGATCTTTGGGCTCGGACGGATCGGTTCGCTCGTGGCCGAGCGAGCCCGCGGGTTGGGCATGAAGCTCATCGGCTACGACCCGTACGTGACGGAGGACCGCGCCGCATCGATGGGTGTTGAGCTTTACGCCGACTACGAGGCGTTGCTCCCGCTCGCCGACTTCATCACCGTGCACCTGCCTAAGACCAAAGAGACGATCGGGATGTTTGGGCCGGAGCAGTTCGCCAAGATGAAGGACGGCGTGCGTCTCGTGAACACGGCGCGCGGCGGCATCTACCAAGTCGAGGCGCTCGCAGATGCGCTTCGCGCCGGCAAGGTCGCGAGTGCGGCGATCGACGTCTTCGAAGTCGAACCGTGTACGGATTCGCCGCTTTCCGCGTTTGAGAACGTGATCCTGACGCCGCACCTCGGCGCGTCGACGGCCGAGGCGCAAGACCGCGCCGGCGAACAGATCGCCGAGTACGTCGCCGCCGGGCTTGAGGGCAAGATGGTGCCCACTGCGGTCAACATCGCGCCCGTCGCGCACGAAGTGCTCGAGAAGGTGGGGCCCTACATCGACGTCGCGGAAGACCTCGGCAAGATGGTGGCGCAGATGGCGCGCGGCGGGGTGGAGTCCATCGACATCCTCACGGTGGGTGGGCTCGCCGAGACCGATACACGCATCCTGAAGACCGCGGTGCTCAAGGGTTTGCTTTCCGTGGTGGGCGCGGAGAGCGTGAACTTTGTCAACGCCGATTACTACGCCGAGCAACGCGGGCTGTCCGTCACGGAGACCAAGCGCGCCGAGACGCACGACTTCGTCTCGATGCTCGTGGTTCGCACGGTGACCCCGACCGGTCCGGTCGAGATCGGCGCGGCGCTTGTAGGAAAACGCAACGAGCCGCACATCGTGACGCTTCTCGATTACGACACAGACCTTGAGGTCGCGCGCAACATGGCGTTTTTTGTCTACCCCGATCGCCCCGGCATGATCGGCAAGGTGGGCACCATCCTGGGCGAGGAGAACATCAACATCGGCTCGATGGAGGTCGCACGCAAGGGCGTGGGAGGGACCGCGCTCATGTGCATCACGGTGGACTCGCCCATTAGCGGCGAGTTGCTCAAGCGCATCGTGGACGTGGCCGGGATGGAAGACGCATGGAGCGTGGAGCTGTAG
- a CDS encoding alanine--glyoxylate aminotransferase family protein has translation MKKNYLMTPGPTPVPAEVLLTQAAPIIHHRTPEFSAAFAQAIRGLKYVFQTEGDALLFASSGTGVMEAAIANCFCAGDTVIVTRNGKFGDRQKQIAEVYGLEIIDLTYEWTEVVNPADVAAALEANPHARGVIVTQSETSSGVLNDVKAIGEIVRGFDECVLIVDSITGIGAVECKTDEWGLDVVMTGSQKGLMVPPGLAACTVSAKAWRAYERSTLPKYYFDWMRYKKNIAKDTTPFTPAVSLVLGLNVALGLIREEGLENTIARHFRLAEATRRGCEALGLALFAPPEGRGGAVTPVWVPEGVDGKALVKTMKDAYGVTIAGGQDDYTGRIFRIGHLGYFGEFDIIVTLSALEMTLARLGYEFERGAGIKAAEAVFMGELGAGDQ, from the coding sequence ATGAAGAAGAACTACCTCATGACGCCGGGTCCCACACCGGTTCCGGCCGAGGTCCTGCTCACGCAGGCCGCGCCGATCATCCACCACCGCACGCCGGAGTTCTCGGCGGCTTTCGCGCAAGCGATCAGGGGTCTCAAGTACGTCTTCCAGACGGAAGGCGACGCGCTCCTCTTCGCGAGCTCGGGCACGGGCGTCATGGAGGCGGCCATCGCGAACTGCTTCTGTGCCGGTGACACCGTAATCGTCACGCGCAACGGCAAGTTTGGCGACAGGCAGAAGCAGATAGCCGAGGTCTACGGGCTTGAGATCATCGACCTGACGTACGAGTGGACCGAGGTCGTCAACCCCGCTGACGTCGCGGCGGCGCTCGAAGCGAACCCGCATGCGCGCGGCGTCATTGTCACGCAATCGGAGACGAGTAGCGGCGTCCTCAACGACGTCAAGGCTATCGGCGAGATCGTGCGCGGTTTTGACGAGTGCGTGCTCATCGTAGACTCGATCACCGGCATCGGCGCGGTGGAGTGCAAGACCGACGAGTGGGGCCTTGATGTGGTCATGACCGGCTCGCAGAAGGGCCTCATGGTGCCGCCGGGACTCGCGGCGTGCACCGTCTCGGCGAAAGCGTGGCGAGCCTACGAGCGCTCGACGCTTCCCAAGTATTACTTCGACTGGATGCGCTACAAGAAAAACATCGCCAAGGACACCACCCCGTTTACTCCGGCCGTCTCGCTCGTGTTAGGCCTGAACGTGGCTCTTGGCCTCATTCGCGAGGAGGGGCTCGAGAACACCATCGCGCGCCACTTCCGCCTCGCCGAGGCTACGCGCCGCGGCTGCGAGGCGCTCGGCCTAGCGCTCTTCGCGCCGCCCGAAGGCCGAGGCGGCGCGGTCACGCCGGTGTGGGTGCCGGAAGGTGTGGACGGAAAGGCGCTCGTCAAGACGATGAAAGACGCCTACGGTGTGACGATCGCCGGAGGCCAGGACGACTACACCGGCCGGATCTTCCGCATCGGCCACCTCGGCTATTTTGGAGAGTTCGACATCATCGTGACACTCTCGGCGCTTGAGATGACGCTTGCCCGTCTCGGGTACGAGTTCGAGCGTGGAGCCGGTATCAAGGCGGCCGAGGCCGTCTTCATGGGAGAGTTGGGAGCTGGAGACCAATGA
- the ilvC gene encoding ketol-acid reductoisomerase, with product MAKVYYESDCDLSLVTGRKIAVIGYGSQGHAHALNLHDSGCDVRVGLRAGSESWDKAKVGGLKVMTVREAAADADIVMMLTPDETQAHTYYAEVHESMGAGKTLAFAHGFNIHFGQIEPPADVDVIMIAPKGPGHMVRRVFLEGSGVPCLIAVHQDASGSAREVALAWAAGIGGARAAVIETTFPEETETDLFGEQAVLCGGATHLVQMGFETLVEAGYQPEIAYFECLHELKLIVDLMYEGGMAKMRDSISNTAEYGDYMTGPRIITEETREAMREVLWEIQNGTFARNWILENKAGSPHFKATRRIHSEHLIEDVGGELRGMFSWIAEKNSE from the coding sequence ATGGCGAAGGTGTACTACGAGAGTGACTGCGACCTGTCGCTTGTCACCGGACGCAAGATCGCGGTCATCGGCTACGGCTCGCAGGGTCACGCGCACGCGCTCAACCTGCACGACTCGGGGTGTGACGTGAGGGTGGGCCTGCGCGCTGGCTCGGAGAGCTGGGACAAGGCCAAGGTCGGCGGCCTCAAGGTCATGACGGTGCGCGAGGCGGCGGCTGACGCCGATATCGTCATGATGCTCACCCCCGACGAGACCCAGGCGCACACGTACTACGCCGAGGTCCACGAGTCGATGGGCGCAGGCAAGACGCTCGCGTTCGCGCACGGTTTCAACATCCACTTTGGACAGATCGAGCCGCCCGCGGACGTCGATGTCATCATGATCGCGCCTAAGGGCCCCGGCCACATGGTTCGCCGAGTCTTCCTTGAGGGATCCGGCGTGCCGTGCCTCATCGCGGTGCACCAGGACGCGAGCGGCTCTGCGCGAGAAGTCGCGCTCGCGTGGGCGGCGGGTATCGGCGGCGCTCGCGCCGCGGTCATCGAAACCACCTTCCCCGAGGAGACCGAGACCGATCTTTTCGGCGAGCAGGCTGTGCTCTGCGGTGGCGCCACCCACCTCGTGCAGATGGGTTTCGAGACCCTCGTCGAGGCCGGCTACCAGCCCGAGATCGCGTACTTTGAGTGCCTGCACGAGCTCAAGCTCATCGTCGACCTCATGTACGAGGGCGGCATGGCCAAGATGCGTGACTCAATCTCTAACACCGCCGAGTACGGCGACTACATGACCGGGCCGCGCATCATCACCGAGGAGACCCGCGAGGCGATGCGCGAGGTGCTCTGGGAGATCCAGAACGGCACGTTCGCGCGCAACTGGATCCTGGAGAACAAGGCCGGAAGCCCGCACTTCAAGGCGACCCGCCGCATCCACTCTGAGCACCTCATCGAGGACGTAGGCGGCGAGCTGCGCGGCATGTTCAGCTGGATCGCCGAGAAGAACAGCGAGTAG
- the ilvN gene encoding acetolactate synthase small subunit — protein sequence MQHTLSVLVENKPGALTRVTSLFARRGFNIDSLAVGVTEDPTLSRITMVVSAADTPLEQITKQLHKLVNVIKIQDLDPAEMVDRELVLFKVNAPPDRRHEVIEVTNVFRAKVIDVGKNTLTIEATGTKEKLAAMEDLLRAYGIKELARTGRIALARGSRES from the coding sequence ATGCAGCACACACTATCGGTGCTTGTGGAGAACAAGCCAGGCGCGCTGACGCGCGTGACCTCGCTGTTCGCTCGGCGCGGGTTTAACATCGACTCGCTTGCGGTGGGAGTCACCGAGGACCCCACGCTCTCGCGCATCACCATGGTGGTGAGCGCCGCGGACACGCCGCTCGAGCAGATCACCAAGCAGCTCCACAAACTCGTGAACGTCATCAAGATCCAAGACCTCGACCCGGCCGAGATGGTCGATCGCGAGCTCGTGTTGTTCAAGGTCAACGCGCCGCCTGATCGCAGACACGAAGTCATCGAGGTCACGAACGTGTTCCGGGCAAAAGTCATAGACGTGGGCAAGAACACTCTTACCATCGAGGCAACCGGCACCAAAGAGAAGCTCGCCGCGATGGAAGACTTGCTGAGGGCGTACGGCATCAAGGAGTTGGCGCGGACTGGGCGTATCGCACTGGCGCGTGGATCGCGCGAGAGCTGA
- the ilvB gene encoding biosynthetic-type acetolactate synthase large subunit — translation MTGAQALIRSLEAEGVDVIFGYPGGVVLPIYDAIYDAESIRHVLVRHEQGAVHAADGYARATGRPGVVIVTSGPGATNTVTGIANAYMDSIPLVVFTGQVATSVIGTDAFQESDITGITMPITKHNYLVKDAADFPRIIKEAFHIATTGRPGPVLIDVPVDVSKGEVAFDYDAPVNLPGYKPTYRGHAKQIKQAASLIARARKPLLYVGGGVIAGGAAPEIKEIAELMQLPVTCTLMGKGAFPEDHHLFIGMPGMHGAKYTNYSITETDLLIGVGVRFDDRVTGKLATFASKAKVIHIDIDPAEIGKNRPVDVPIVGDAKHIAAAITAELRKTGAEPRTDAWMRAIDDWRNRFPLHYEAPDAETLMPQYVIERIDALTAGRETIVCTEVGQNQMWAMQFHRALKPRTWVSSGGLGTMGFGFPAAIGAQAGQPGALVIDIAGDGSFQMVSQELATAKVHELPVKVVILNNGFLGMVRQWQELFYGKRYSHSVLPRDCPDFVKLAEAYGCLGVRVEHPDEIDQALLAAFAYDGPAVVDCRIIGEECVFPMVAPGGSIDEMLGGVPGCPVSEMLDDELLQEVWE, via the coding sequence ATCACCGGCGCCCAAGCGCTCATCCGCAGTCTCGAGGCGGAGGGCGTCGATGTCATCTTTGGGTACCCGGGCGGCGTGGTGCTGCCCATCTACGACGCAATCTACGATGCCGAGAGCATCCGGCACGTGCTCGTCAGGCATGAACAGGGCGCCGTCCACGCCGCCGACGGATACGCCCGCGCCACCGGCCGACCTGGCGTCGTCATCGTGACGAGCGGACCGGGCGCGACAAACACCGTTACCGGGATAGCGAACGCCTACATGGACTCGATACCGCTCGTAGTCTTTACCGGGCAGGTCGCAACGAGTGTCATCGGCACCGACGCGTTCCAGGAGTCCGACATCACCGGTATCACAATGCCCATCACCAAGCACAACTACCTGGTCAAAGACGCCGCGGACTTTCCGCGCATCATAAAAGAGGCGTTCCACATCGCGACCACCGGCCGTCCGGGCCCGGTGCTCATCGACGTGCCGGTCGACGTCTCGAAAGGCGAGGTCGCCTTCGACTACGACGCGCCGGTAAACCTCCCGGGCTACAAGCCCACCTACCGCGGTCACGCCAAGCAGATCAAGCAGGCGGCGTCTCTCATCGCGCGTGCGCGCAAGCCGCTACTCTACGTGGGTGGAGGCGTGATCGCGGGCGGAGCGGCACCCGAGATCAAAGAGATCGCCGAGCTCATGCAGCTGCCCGTGACGTGCACGCTCATGGGTAAGGGGGCGTTTCCCGAGGATCACCACCTCTTCATCGGCATGCCGGGCATGCACGGCGCGAAGTACACCAACTACTCGATCACCGAGACCGACCTGCTCATCGGCGTGGGCGTGCGCTTCGATGACCGCGTCACCGGCAAGCTCGCGACCTTCGCGAGCAAGGCCAAGGTCATCCACATCGATATCGATCCCGCTGAGATCGGCAAGAACAGGCCCGTGGACGTGCCCATCGTTGGCGACGCGAAGCACATCGCCGCCGCGATCACCGCCGAGCTCCGTAAGACCGGCGCCGAGCCGCGCACGGATGCGTGGATGCGCGCGATCGACGACTGGCGCAACCGGTTCCCGCTCCACTACGAGGCTCCCGACGCCGAGACCCTCATGCCGCAATACGTCATCGAGCGTATCGACGCGCTCACCGCCGGCCGCGAGACGATCGTGTGCACCGAAGTCGGGCAGAACCAGATGTGGGCGATGCAGTTTCATCGCGCCCTCAAGCCGCGGACGTGGGTTTCCTCAGGCGGGCTCGGGACGATGGGCTTTGGTTTCCCGGCCGCGATCGGCGCGCAGGCGGGACAGCCCGGCGCGCTCGTCATCGACATCGCGGGCGACGGCTCGTTTCAGATGGTCTCCCAAGAACTCGCCACGGCGAAGGTGCATGAGCTGCCGGTCAAGGTCGTCATCCTCAACAACGGGTTCCTCGGCATGGTGAGGCAGTGGCAGGAGCTGTTCTACGGCAAGCGTTACAGCCACTCGGTCCTCCCGCGGGACTGCCCGGACTTCGTGAAGCTGGCCGAGGCGTACGGGTGTCTCGGTGTGCGGGTCGAGCATCCCGATGAGATCGACCAGGCGCTGCTCGCGGCGTTCGCCTACGACGGACCGGCGGTCGTGGACTGCCGCATCATAGGCGAGGAGTGCGTCTTTCCGATGGTGGCGCCGGGCGGAAGTATCGACGAGATGCTCGGCGGGGTGCCGGGATGCCCGGTCTCTGAGATGCTCGACGACGAGTTGCTCCAGGAGGTGTGGGAGTAG
- the ilvD gene encoding dihydroxy-acid dehydratase: MRSAVMKGGLARAPHRSLLKANGLTDEEIARPLVAVVNSANDIIPGHVMLDKIAEAVKAGVYMAGGTPLEFSTIGICDGLAMNHAGMRYSLPSRTVIADSVELVVQAHAFDAMVLIPNCDKITPGMLIAAARLDIPTVVVSGGPMLAGSYRGAPVNLETVFTSVGKVKTGEMSEETLREIEDVACPTCGSCAGLYTANSMNCLTEAIGMGLPGNGTVPAVYSERIRLAKRAGMKVMELLAEGITARRIMTPEAIRNAMVVDMAFGGSSNTVLHLTAIAHELGHPITFDDWSEVSASTPNICRLSPASHYHIQDLYAAGGVGAILVELDKAGLLARDVMTVSGLTMGEIIDASENRDTDVVRPVERAYYPEGGLRVLKGNLAPRGCVIKQSAVPAEMRKHTGPARVFDSEGAAVAAMYGGEIRPGDVVIIRYEGPKGGPGMSEMLAPTAAITGMGLASSVALITDGRFSGATSGPAIGHVSPEAINGGPIAFVEEGDEITIDIDAGTLTLAVTEERLAERRRHWTPPESRVTSGYLARYLKSVSGADEGAVVS, encoded by the coding sequence CTGAGAAGCGCTGTCATGAAGGGCGGCCTGGCCAGGGCGCCGCATCGCAGTCTGCTCAAGGCTAACGGGCTTACCGATGAGGAGATCGCGCGTCCGTTAGTAGCCGTGGTCAACTCGGCGAACGACATCATTCCCGGTCACGTCATGCTCGACAAGATCGCCGAGGCGGTCAAAGCCGGCGTGTACATGGCAGGCGGCACCCCACTCGAATTCTCCACCATCGGTATATGCGACGGGCTTGCGATGAACCACGCAGGGATGCGGTACTCGCTTCCCAGTCGCACCGTCATCGCCGACAGCGTTGAGCTCGTGGTGCAGGCGCACGCGTTCGACGCGATGGTGCTCATCCCCAACTGCGACAAGATCACCCCCGGCATGTTGATCGCCGCGGCGCGACTCGACATTCCCACCGTTGTCGTCTCAGGCGGGCCGATGCTCGCCGGCTCTTACCGCGGCGCGCCCGTCAACTTGGAGACGGTGTTCACGTCGGTGGGCAAGGTCAAGACCGGTGAGATGTCCGAGGAGACCTTGCGGGAGATCGAGGATGTCGCGTGCCCCACGTGCGGTTCGTGCGCGGGCCTCTACACCGCGAACTCGATGAACTGTCTGACCGAGGCGATCGGCATGGGGCTTCCCGGCAACGGCACCGTCCCCGCCGTCTACTCGGAACGGATCCGGCTTGCCAAGCGTGCCGGCATGAAGGTGATGGAACTGCTGGCTGAAGGTATCACCGCCCGGCGGATCATGACCCCGGAGGCGATCCGTAACGCGATGGTCGTCGACATGGCATTTGGCGGCTCGAGCAACACGGTGCTGCACCTGACCGCGATCGCGCACGAACTCGGCCATCCGATCACGTTCGACGACTGGTCCGAGGTCTCGGCGAGCACGCCCAACATCTGCCGCCTGTCGCCGGCGAGCCACTACCACATCCAGGATCTGTACGCGGCCGGCGGGGTGGGCGCGATCCTTGTCGAGCTCGACAAGGCAGGGCTGCTCGCGCGCGACGTGATGACCGTCTCGGGGCTCACGATGGGCGAGATCATCGACGCGTCCGAGAATCGCGATACCGACGTCGTGCGCCCGGTAGAGCGCGCGTACTATCCCGAGGGCGGCCTGCGCGTGCTCAAGGGAAACCTCGCGCCTCGTGGCTGCGTGATCAAGCAGTCGGCCGTACCTGCCGAGATGCGCAAGCACACCGGACCTGCGCGAGTCTTCGACTCGGAAGGTGCGGCGGTGGCCGCGATGTACGGCGGCGAGATCCGCCCCGGAGACGTGGTGATCATCCGCTACGAGGGTCCCAAGGGCGGTCCCGGGATGAGCGAGATGCTTGCGCCAACCGCCGCGATCACCGGCATGGGACTGGCGTCGAGCGTTGCGCTCATCACTGATGGACGTTTTTCGGGCGCCACCAGCGGTCCCGCAATAGGGCACGTCTCGCCAGAGGCCATCAACGGCGGTCCCATCGCGTTTGTGGAGGAGGGCGACGAGATCACCATCGACATCGATGCTGGCACACTCACGCTCGCGGTGACCGAGGAGCGTCTCGCGGAAAGGCGTCGCCACTGGACGCCGCCTGAGTCCCGCGTCACGAGCGGCTACCTCGCTCGCTACCTGAAGTCGGTCTCAGGTGCAGATGAAGGGGCGGTGGTGTCGTGA
- a CDS encoding PD40 domain-containing protein codes for MDETRIEMPTSWRERLAADKRCLALFVLGLLVLIGGAGVLLAAVLQREAADVRREVPVGVLDPVAASGGVGDATGGVDASGGSKEPTSSGTGSGGTGATGGGPGGATGGDGAPIRKPGEVPVFERAPYIAYRLDGAVWVAREDGTQPRQVAASAEVYELSPDGTKLAIIDRGELALVNVGDGSRIGVGPALVLGLAWHPDSSELYFVRDAGGPHGDTDVLVVGSAGGTPGFVARGEAPAVGPDGTVVALPPSESIRVGRTVEGDSVSGSLLLVPAVGHARTLTVGAPALACAVFGSTIVYSVSDIGCLGSTDPTCEPDIRVLGVDGTGEKRLVDPPTTLRPFGYAELMISPDGKRLLFAETGDDGYSRAWVVSLSGGRPVPLTIRRSTYPVGWSADGERVFFVEGNAFQGERTALYSARYDGVGRRMVVEGASR; via the coding sequence GTGGACGAGACACGCATAGAGATGCCCACGTCATGGCGGGAGCGACTCGCTGCTGACAAGCGGTGTCTTGCGCTCTTCGTTCTTGGGTTGCTCGTACTGATCGGCGGCGCGGGCGTGCTCCTCGCCGCCGTGCTCCAGCGGGAAGCGGCCGATGTTCGCCGAGAGGTACCGGTAGGCGTCCTTGACCCCGTGGCGGCATCCGGCGGTGTGGGTGACGCGACAGGCGGCGTTGATGCGAGCGGCGGAAGCAAGGAGCCGACCAGCTCGGGCACCGGCTCTGGCGGTACCGGTGCTACCGGCGGCGGCCCTGGCGGCGCCACTGGCGGCGATGGTGCCCCGATCAGGAAGCCGGGTGAAGTGCCCGTGTTCGAGCGCGCGCCGTACATCGCCTATCGGCTTGACGGCGCGGTGTGGGTGGCACGAGAGGACGGCACCCAGCCGCGACAGGTTGCCGCTTCGGCCGAGGTCTATGAGCTCTCACCCGACGGCACGAAGCTCGCCATCATCGATCGAGGAGAACTTGCGCTCGTCAACGTTGGTGACGGGTCGCGGATCGGCGTGGGCCCGGCGCTCGTGCTAGGGCTTGCCTGGCACCCCGACTCTTCCGAGCTGTACTTTGTCCGCGACGCGGGCGGTCCTCACGGAGATACCGATGTGCTCGTTGTAGGCAGCGCCGGCGGCACGCCCGGATTCGTGGCGCGCGGAGAGGCGCCGGCGGTGGGTCCCGACGGCACCGTGGTCGCCTTGCCGCCCAGCGAGTCGATCCGTGTGGGACGCACAGTCGAAGGCGACTCGGTGTCCGGCTCGCTTCTGCTGGTTCCGGCGGTTGGACACGCACGTACCCTCACGGTTGGCGCCCCGGCTCTCGCGTGCGCCGTCTTTGGCTCGACGATCGTCTACTCGGTGTCTGACATCGGGTGTCTCGGCAGCACTGACCCTACGTGCGAACCTGACATCCGAGTCCTTGGGGTAGACGGAACCGGGGAGAAGCGCCTTGTGGACCCGCCAACGACGCTGCGTCCGTTCGGCTACGCGGAACTCATGATCTCCCCCGACGGCAAGCGGCTTCTTTTTGCCGAGACGGGAGACGACGGCTACTCGCGAGCGTGGGTAGTGTCGCTTTCAGGAGGACGTCCGGTGCCGCTCACCATCAGGCGATCCACGTATCCTGTGGGATGGAGCGCAGACGGTGAGCGTGTCTTCTTCGTGGAAGGCAACGCGTTTCAGGGCGAGCGGACAGCGCTGTATTCCGCTCGCTACGATGGTGTGGGCCGCAGGATGGTCGTGGAGGGCGCGAGCCGCTGA